Proteins encoded together in one Marispirochaeta sp. window:
- a CDS encoding DUF4303 domain-containing protein, translating to MEKDNKESTDELTKAFQKDIDNIWKLFHQSNTDESPYALIMYGNEESNPELFPAILTKEALNKVSKVYVDKGLMDTMEEANTALRFSVEDFEDSFQYADSMRNLKTATHTLGSFRGKSRWKYLTDAAMKALSDLDKDGLFGKGKERAELLLLIIVIESDDDYFTRSLKELNPPEVSKKILKSLKKKGVYKSCNQLIISPDGQYLYSADSLPSSDDSIDSENELVCYSLKGTNIVRQWRYTFPSFGDSIRDMVMTSQGKLWVLRQRYSGSGRSSNANTLIQQFSPDKNKPVIEKQFSLESRAIAVFNKASHIALLTQNEIYIFNKNLGLLKKIDLEEQGFNFMFINKKELFVTTAKGLLKVSIKGKVDTTSIMEEIFYLGTDSEEKQLALSRPFDIERKGVKRIDFPVHLYDIKTLEHLKDIHISDHQLGNPVLSPNGKYLACIANRLHGNRKSLAVFEISTGELLYQSDEVLFINSFSFLSDSQTVVLSDSGIMEKEPIKFIGIKV from the coding sequence ATGGAGAAAGATAATAAGGAATCCACTGATGAATTAACAAAGGCCTTTCAAAAAGACATTGATAATATTTGGAAACTCTTTCATCAGTCAAATACAGATGAATCTCCCTATGCATTAATAATGTATGGTAATGAGGAATCAAATCCCGAATTATTTCCTGCGATATTAACAAAGGAAGCTTTAAACAAAGTTTCCAAAGTTTATGTAGACAAAGGGCTCATGGATACAATGGAAGAAGCCAATACGGCCCTTCGTTTTTCGGTTGAAGATTTTGAAGATTCTTTTCAATATGCTGATTCCATGAGAAATTTAAAAACAGCCACGCATACTCTTGGATCCTTTCGTGGAAAATCAAGGTGGAAATATTTAACTGATGCTGCCATGAAGGCTTTATCCGACCTTGATAAGGACGGTTTGTTCGGAAAAGGAAAAGAACGGGCAGAACTTCTGCTGTTAATCATTGTCATTGAATCTGATGATGATTATTTTACGCGTTCTTTGAAAGAGCTTAATCCGCCTGAAGTCAGTAAGAAAATTTTGAAGAGTTTGAAAAAGAAGGGTGTCTATAAAAGTTGTAATCAGTTGATCATTTCTCCGGATGGGCAGTATTTATATTCAGCTGATAGCTTGCCCAGTTCTGATGATTCAATAGACAGTGAAAATGAATTGGTTTGTTATTCTCTGAAGGGAACAAATATCGTTCGGCAATGGCGATATACATTTCCGTCCTTTGGAGACTCAATCAGGGATATGGTTATGACATCTCAGGGGAAATTATGGGTTCTCCGGCAAAGATATTCCGGTTCTGGCCGCAGTTCCAACGCAAATACATTGATTCAGCAATTCAGTCCTGATAAAAATAAACCGGTAATTGAAAAGCAGTTTTCTTTGGAGTCAAGGGCAATTGCTGTCTTTAACAAGGCATCACATATTGCTCTGTTAACTCAAAATGAAATTTATATTTTTAATAAGAATTTAGGATTATTAAAAAAAATTGATCTTGAAGAACAGGGTTTTAATTTTATGTTTATTAATAAAAAAGAACTTTTTGTGACCACTGCCAAAGGACTCCTGAAAGTATCAATTAAAGGGAAGGTTGATACCACATCCATAATGGAAGAAATATTTTACCTGGGTACGGATTCTGAAGAAAAACAATTAGCCTTAAGCAGACCGTTCGATATTGAAAGAAAAGGAGTAAAGCGGATTGATTTCCCGGTACATTTATATGACATAAAAACTCTGGAACATTTGAAAGATATTCATATTTCGGATCACCAACTGGGAAATCCTGTTTTATCACCCAATGGGAAATATCTGGCCTGTATTGCCAACCGATTACACGGAAATAGAAAGTCTCTCGCAGTATTCGAAATAAGTACAGGTGAATTACTCTATCAAAGTGATGAAGTTCTCTTTATTAATTCTTTTTCATTTCTCTCAGACAGCCAAACGGTGGTATTATCTGATTCAGGAATTATGGAAAAGGAACCAATCAAATTTATAGGAATAAAAGTATAG
- a CDS encoding BrnT family toxin: MKHIQFEWDEKKNLSNTKKHKVTFEEAKTVFYDPSALLIHDPDHSENEDRFIIMGMSQSLKILIVCHCYRSDDEIIRIISARKAEKDEINQYGG; the protein is encoded by the coding sequence ATGAAACACATTCAGTTTGAATGGGATGAAAAAAAGAATTTATCTAATACAAAAAAGCATAAAGTCACCTTTGAAGAAGCTAAAACGGTTTTCTACGATCCATCTGCATTACTGATACATGATCCTGATCATTCTGAGAATGAAGATAGATTCATTATTATGGGAATGTCTCAGAGCTTAAAGATACTGATTGTGTGTCATTGCTACAGATCGGATGATGAAATAATACGAATTATATCAGCTAGAAAGGCTGAGAAAGATGAAATTAATCAATATGGAGGGTAG
- a CDS encoding BrnA antitoxin family protein, with translation MRNKYDFSNAKKNPYINKLKKQITIRLDEDTIDYFKEMSEESGIKYQQLINLYLADCAKKQLKLNIDWKAS, from the coding sequence ATGAGAAATAAATATGATTTTTCTAATGCTAAAAAGAATCCATATATCAATAAACTTAAGAAGCAAATCACAATCCGTCTTGATGAAGATACTATTGATTACTTCAAAGAAATGTCCGAAGAATCCGGCATCAAGTATCAGCAGTTAATAAATCTCTATCTGGCAGATTGTGCGAAGAAACAATTGAAGCTTAATATAGATTGGAAAGCGTCATAG
- a CDS encoding DDE-type integrase/transposase/recombinase encodes MDREKQEKIAVFRFGVIFPLVEKDLHEYWGEKERILKELVSKEWEIPYSKRTYISKATLLNWVKRYEDGGRKIEALFPESRGDRGRMRSISDEQIDALMRLRSENPKLSTPRLVEKAQGSGVFPPGAEVSMASIYRLLKIRKAKRQKSEQDMRKFEVQMSNDLWQSDCMHGPQIIINGKKRKTYLFAIIDDHSRLITHGQFYPAENLENYLDCLWTAMRKRGLPRKLYVDNGASFRAHRLQLGCAALEVGLKYARPYRPQGKGKIERFFRTVRMQFLPELNENLDLEKINELFARYIEHQYHQRIHGTTGQKPIDRYLADVKALRKAPDDLPEYFRKQEIRKVNKDRTVQLSGRLYEAPAGLVGMKVVLRYENTDRIEVFVDEKSRGFLKDLNQEVNSRIKRDRPDPSGPTITGGQLFERTAGGR; translated from the coding sequence ATGGACCGGGAAAAGCAGGAGAAAATCGCCGTATTTCGTTTTGGCGTCATCTTTCCGCTTGTGGAGAAGGACCTTCACGAATACTGGGGAGAAAAGGAGCGCATTCTTAAGGAACTGGTCAGCAAAGAATGGGAGATCCCGTACTCAAAGCGGACCTACATCAGCAAGGCCACTCTGTTGAACTGGGTAAAGCGCTATGAAGACGGCGGGCGTAAGATCGAAGCATTGTTCCCCGAAAGCCGCGGCGATCGGGGTAGGATGAGGAGCATCTCCGATGAGCAGATTGATGCGCTTATGAGACTTCGAAGTGAGAACCCAAAACTTTCTACGCCTCGGCTTGTAGAAAAGGCTCAGGGCTCAGGGGTGTTTCCGCCGGGCGCCGAGGTCTCCATGGCCAGTATCTACCGGCTTTTGAAGATCCGCAAAGCAAAGCGACAGAAGAGTGAGCAGGATATGCGGAAGTTCGAGGTGCAGATGTCCAACGATCTGTGGCAGTCGGACTGCATGCATGGCCCGCAGATCATTATCAATGGGAAAAAGCGCAAGACCTATCTGTTTGCCATCATCGACGACCACAGCCGACTGATTACCCATGGTCAGTTTTACCCGGCTGAGAACCTGGAGAATTACCTGGACTGCCTGTGGACAGCAATGCGCAAACGAGGGCTGCCAAGAAAGCTGTATGTGGACAATGGAGCCTCCTTCAGGGCTCACCGGCTACAGCTGGGCTGTGCAGCTCTTGAAGTTGGCTTAAAGTACGCCAGGCCGTATCGTCCCCAGGGGAAGGGAAAAATTGAGCGTTTTTTCCGTACCGTCAGGATGCAGTTCCTGCCAGAGCTGAATGAGAACCTGGACCTTGAGAAGATCAACGAATTGTTTGCCCGGTATATAGAACACCAGTACCACCAGAGGATACACGGAACGACCGGTCAGAAACCGATAGACCGATACCTGGCAGATGTGAAGGCGCTCAGGAAAGCACCGGATGACCTTCCTGAGTATTTCCGGAAGCAGGAGATCCGAAAAGTGAACAAAGACCGCACCGTGCAGTTGTCCGGACGACTCTATGAGGCTCCGGCCGGGCTTGTGGGGATGAAAGTCGTCCTGCGGTACGAGAATACCGACCGAATTGAAGTGTTCGTTGATGAGAAGTCACGGGGATTCCTGAAAGACCTCAATCAGGAAGTAAACAGTCGCATTAAACGCGATCGCCCAGATCCAAGCGGCCCGACTATAACCGGCGGACAGCTGTTTGAACGAACGGCGGGAGGACGATGA
- a CDS encoding AAA family ATPase, whose amino-acid sequence MMDSIRHHFGLKKDPFPQSMAVKDLYPLPALTPLEQRVFFAVGQKAIAVITGDVGSGKSTSLRYVASKFHQSEYELISIVGGNYSPMELYRQILLNFGVSYMSYQVSVMIARIREIILEIASRKVTPVLIIDEAHLLKRAVFTQLHTLAQFEFDSRPVMPMILCGQDLLLEHLMANAVRPLASRVLGRTHLEAIKMEVMEEYLNHHIRLSGSTSKIFSQEAIFAIHQGSGGLLRRANSLAKTALMASALEGGHTISAEHVRLAATEIL is encoded by the coding sequence ATGATGGATTCCATACGACATCACTTTGGATTGAAGAAGGATCCTTTCCCGCAGAGTATGGCCGTGAAGGATCTGTATCCGCTGCCTGCACTTACTCCCCTGGAACAGCGGGTGTTCTTTGCTGTGGGCCAAAAGGCGATAGCAGTAATCACCGGTGATGTAGGCTCCGGGAAATCTACCTCTCTGCGCTATGTGGCCAGCAAGTTCCACCAGAGCGAATATGAGCTGATTTCCATCGTCGGCGGCAACTACTCGCCGATGGAGTTGTACCGGCAGATTCTCTTAAACTTTGGCGTGAGCTATATGTCATATCAGGTGTCGGTGATGATCGCAAGAATCCGGGAGATCATTCTGGAAATCGCATCCAGAAAAGTCACACCGGTGCTTATCATTGATGAGGCTCACTTGCTCAAGCGTGCCGTGTTTACCCAGCTGCATACCCTGGCTCAGTTCGAATTTGATTCCCGTCCGGTCATGCCCATGATTCTCTGCGGTCAGGATCTTTTGCTTGAACACCTTATGGCGAATGCGGTACGCCCTCTTGCATCCCGGGTCCTGGGACGCACCCACCTGGAAGCGATCAAGATGGAAGTTATGGAAGAATACCTGAATCACCATATCCGCCTTTCAGGGAGCACCAGCAAGATATTCAGTCAGGAAGCGATCTTTGCCATCCACCAGGGATCCGGTGGCTTATTGCGTAGAGCCAATTCTTTGGCGAAAACCGCGCTTATGGCCAGTGCGCTGGAAGGGGGCCATACTATCTCGGCGGAACATGTCCGTCTCGCTGCAACAGAGATTCTGTAA
- a CDS encoding transposase gives MSKMIFAMISDFYREVAGKEIHTGMVIAHQTFGDMLRWNPHFHAILLEGGFDPKFRTKLYYVRIGS, from the coding sequence ATGTCAAAAATGATATTTGCCATGATAAGCGATTTCTACCGGGAAGTTGCCGGTAAAGAAATACATACTGGTATGGTCATCGCCCACCAGACTTTTGGGGATATGCTCCGCTGGAATCCCCATTTCCATGCTATCCTTCTCGAGGGAGGCTTTGATCCTAAATTCCGCACAAAATTATACTATGTCAGGATCGGCAGCTGA